GAGagattgaaatcatccaacagcTGCTTTCCTCAAAGTCAAAGGAAAAGACTGACAAGAAGCCCacatttatgtaaaaaaaagttcTATGAGATTAACCAATCAGATACTAAAAAtgtgttaattaaattaaataaatacaaaattcacaatttttttttgcaatatAGCATACTTTtacttaaatattttttggCGAGCCCTAAGTATCCATTGTTGACAATAGTGACTAATCTATTTGTTGCGAGTGCTCGTACTAAGACCATTTACAATGTTGTGTTGAAAGGGGATTAAATTGGTGTTGAGAGAGTGCAATGGATGGTTTGTTGAAGATTGTTGAAAAAGATGATGTGGTGGAGAGAGGTGATGAATCTGTTGAATCTGAAAGGGAGGAACACTTGGCGCGCTCTGGTTCGTCGAAGGGAGGGACTATCTGGCGCGTGCAGCACACGGCCAGACAAGGCGCGTGAGGCGTGCTGTGCAGGAGAGAGAAAGTGGCAGCAGATGATGGTGGGAACGCGTGGCACGTTTTGGTTGGTCGttggaggagagagaaagtggCTTGGAACGGATAGGGACGCGTGACATCATGCGATTGACTGTCTGGATTTTTTCTCatctcaattatttcattgcaaaataatttattttggaaaatttttttaaaccaaaattcatgattttttttcctctataaacagagacttggttcgtttgatttagacaccgaaaaaaaaatcaagtttttcATTATCTTAatattattatctttctattagcctttgttttgaaatggatcccaacaattaccatttcaacaccttaaaaatttaaattgttaagtgtttattgttttaatttaatttaaatcgataattgtaattttatctaatcataaaaacaaaaatataaaattaaataaaaatatgaaataaaaaagtggtggggtagggtatTGAATGAAAAATCATTaaagtgggtaaaagttgaatgagtgttgaattggagagagaaaatgatgtgtagtgttgggaagagaaaaaatggtGTTGAAGGTTGAAAACCATTATAAATGGTATAAGCAGTAAGCGGTTGACCACAATATACGCTTCATTCCCATGAATGAGAATTGAACCCCCTCGTAACTAAGAGACAAAATAAACTAACTAATACGACATATCATTATTTCTTTTTGTATTCGGGTTCTAGCATCCCTTGTGCTGGTTTTGGTTTTGATTGCAAtcttttggcttataaaaaaaaatacgaCACATCTTGTGGTTATATTTAACTAATTTAAGTTAATAAATGTAGTGAAATAAAAAGTATGGGCAATTTGGGAAATAAGAGTCATCATGTGTGGCATTCGTTGTCTAGTTGGTACCAATTCACTCGTGTTCCTCCACCTGTCTTTCAAAACTACTTCTCTTCTGTTCTGTCGCGCAAAAACCTCACACTTCACAAATTTTGGGGATCTTcacataaacaaagaaaaatagtttccatttttCGAGTAAAACAAAGCTCCACCCACATCGTCTTCATCGATGGCATCTCGCCGCCGCATGTTACTCAAGGTCATAATCCTCGGAGATAGCGGgtacacttcttcttctttcgttttcaatttcatttttttcccttttgaaTTTGATCAACAAATGGCTGATTATGATATCTAGAACAATTTAATAAAATGGGTTGTCGCATTTTTCTTCGAATTTTGTAGCTTTGATTGAAAGTTCCAATCTTTTGTTTCTCTTGCAAGcgaaaataaattaatgaatTTTTGTTTATGATTTGAAAAAGGGAAATGATTGAATAATGAGACTGTTTGGATTCTTTGAAACATGAAACTTTACTGTTTTTTACAGGAAAGATCGTTATAGATCCAATAGATTTGCAATTTTGTCACATGGGCTAAATTCATGTCATACtaattgtgttttctttttcttttttggcaGGGTTGGTAAAACATCCTTGATGAATCAGTATGTCAGAtatctttaatttttctttcagGCAAAGTTTGGTGAATATTCTTTTATTTGATTTGTATTATCATGatcattatttattttctttgcaTCTAGGTATGTGAATCGTAAGTTTAGTAATCAGTATAAGGCTACAATTGGTGCGGATTTTCTTACCAAGGAAGTTCAATTTGAAGATAGGTTGTTCACATTGCAGGTGAGAGATACAAGAACATACTGCTTCTTTTTGGATTAAACTGTGTACAGTCTTTTATATGTGCTCTGCAGTTATGATATAAATAACCTTGCCTCTCTGCTCTAAACTAAGCTATTATGTTGATCAATTTCATTATAACCTTGTATACAATCCAACTCAGTTCTCACACAGCTCACaatctattttattttagttcTATAAAAATTGTTTTCTCAGATGCGCATTGTGATTCATTTTGCTGCGCAAATGAACATAGGTTGAGTGTCTTCTATTTCCTCACAAGTAATTGAGTTTCTTTCTATAATATTCTTAAGTTTATATTGACTTATATCTTCTCTACTTACTCTTATATTCATATTTTTCCTCGCAGTTCTTTTTGCTCTGCTTTACATCCTAGATTTTCTTGTAATTGGCAGCTCTGTGTATTGAAATTTCTCTTTATCTCTAAATCTCATTTTGATGTGATTTTATAATGTATGAGGCCTTATGTCTGGTCGAGTGAAACGTTAGAATAATAAAATATGGAAATAGAAGAAAACATCCAGGTGGCTGTGTTGTAAAACTGATGATGATGGTCAATGTGCAAGATATAAGATGATGGTTGGGGCTATTGCACTTTCTGCTTGATAAACGATCGATGTTTGGTTGTGTTTTTTGGCATGATATTCACTGAATGGTTCTGATTTCTTCCATCATTTTGAAGTATATGAAAGGgatattaaatatttaagatTGAGATGTTCTCACCATACATGCAGATTTGGGATACTGCTGGTCAAGAACGGTTTCAGTCTCTTGGTGTGGCTTTCTATCGGGGTGCGGACTGCTGTGTCCTTGTTTATGATGTAAATGTCATGAAATCTTTTGACAACCTCAACCATTGGCGAGAAGAATTTCTTATCCAGGTATTActattgttattatttttttttacctttgtTTGGCTATGTTGTATCTTTGTATCACCTTTATTAAAGAACAGTGAGAAATTCATGCAAATATTTGATTTTCAGGCTAGTCCATCTGACCCTGAAAACTTCCCATTTGTTGTCTTGGGAAACAAAATAGATGTTGATGGTGGGAATAGCCGAGTTGTAAGctacttctcttctcttctcatgGCATAATTGCTTATTGACCTTTATAAAACAATTCTGAGTTCAATTATGTGGTGAATCTGCTTTCTGCTGTCGTTTGTAAACATTGAATACGATATtggaaaatataatttttttattaatatgtgAAAAAGCCTCATTTAGAGTTTGGTTTAGGTTTACAAATACTGTGGGCCTGCCCTGTATGTTCACCCTGTGATGGACGGTTAATTCTACATGTATGTATATGATTGAAAATCTCTTTTGTCTCAGATTTCTGAGAAGAAAGCAAAGGCATGGTGTGCTTCAAAGGGAAACATACCATACTTCGAGACCTCTGCAAAAGAAGGATTCAATGTTGAAGCTGCTTTCCAATGTATAGCAAAAAATGCACTCAAgaatgaaccagaagaagaaatGTTAGTGTTCCTGAACTTTTTTGAGCTTTATTTATGCATGTTGTTGTTCATTAATGATTTACAGTTTCTaacttttaaaagttaaaaagtgTGGAAGTTTATGCATGCTCATCACAAAGGTTAAGTGCTTTTGTTGACTGTATCAGGTATCTTCCTGACACAATCGATGTCGGTGGTGGTGGACGACAGCAAAGATCTACAGGCTGTGAATGTTAAGTAGACAGAGTTCTGTGGACCAGGTTTACTTGCTTGTTTCATGCCAACATACAAGTGCCCCCCTCATTATTGATTATGAGCTAGCTTCTACTTTATTGACAATGTAAAACCAAGAACAAGTTACAAATTCCATTTTGTATCTCGCTAGTGGATTAGGTGGACATGTTGGTTATTTTTGTATTCATTCCTTTGCCTTTAACGTTTGTTACAAATCTTCCCCCGAATCAGGAAATGTATTGAAAAAAGTTGTGTGCGGTTATGGGTTATGACATTGATGTTCCTAGTTTAAGTATTGGCTTTTAAATATGTATTCTATGTTATTGGTATTTTTCCCTCCCTTTTTCGAAGGTTTTCTATATTTGATTTTCAAATACAGCAGATGCCTAGCTGTTCAGgatcattttcctccattttaaaATACAGAAGTATAT
This portion of the Lotus japonicus ecotype B-129 chromosome 3, LjGifu_v1.2 genome encodes:
- the LOC130745905 gene encoding ras-related protein Rab7, coding for MASRRRMLLKVIILGDSGVGKTSLMNQYVNRKFSNQYKATIGADFLTKEVQFEDRLFTLQIWDTAGQERFQSLGVAFYRGADCCVLVYDVNVMKSFDNLNHWREEFLIQASPSDPENFPFVVLGNKIDVDGGNSRVISEKKAKAWCASKGNIPYFETSAKEGFNVEAAFQCIAKNALKNEPEEEMYLPDTIDVGGGGRQQRSTGCEC